Proteins encoded in a region of the Candidatus Nitrosomarinus catalina genome:
- the pyrH gene encoding UMP kinase: MKKKIVIKLSGRVFGMDNAKIIQKYADFLIKISKFCQPVVIAGGGVIARHYISHARNFDADESTLDELGIEISRLNAKLLIYALKNKAYSHPPTTLQEVKHAVNDGLIVVAGGLHPGQSTNGTAALIAEKIKAEQFLNATDVDGVYDMDPNKFKKAKKFKSIELKNLKNILVHEDSVAGGYDLMDIVALKIIERSKIKTRILKAEPKIIEKAIKGGKVGTEIILPSKK; the protein is encoded by the coding sequence ATGAAGAAAAAAATTGTGATAAAACTATCTGGAAGAGTTTTTGGTATGGACAATGCCAAAATTATCCAAAAATACGCTGATTTTCTAATAAAAATTAGCAAATTTTGCCAACCAGTCGTAATTGCTGGTGGTGGAGTAATTGCACGACACTATATTTCACATGCCAGAAATTTTGATGCTGATGAATCAACATTAGATGAACTAGGAATTGAAATTTCAAGACTTAATGCAAAATTGTTAATTTATGCACTAAAAAATAAAGCATATTCACACCCTCCAACCACTTTACAAGAAGTTAAACACGCAGTTAATGATGGATTAATTGTAGTAGCTGGAGGTTTACATCCAGGTCAAAGTACTAATGGTACAGCTGCATTAATTGCTGAAAAAATTAAAGCAGAACAATTTCTTAATGCAACTGATGTTGATGGCGTTTATGATATGGATCCAAATAAATTCAAAAAAGCAAAAAAATTCAAAAGCATTGAACTGAAAAATCTGAAAAATATTTTGGTTCATGAGGATTCTGTAGCTGGAGGATATGATTTGATGGATATAGTTGCTCTAAAAATAATAGAACGTTCTAAAATTAAAACTAGGATTTTAAAAGCAGAACCAAAAATTATTGAAAAAGCCATTAAAGGTGGAAAAGTAGGAACTGAAATTATCTTACCTTCTAAAAAATAA
- a CDS encoding V-type ATP synthase subunit B translates to MTTEGGVQYSKIAEIKGPLVVVDDVENAAFDELVEVETNDGERRLGKVLEVGNGKAIVQVFEGTTGLSISGTNAKFVGKVMEMPVSKEVLGRVFDGLGRPKDGLPDPIADKFIDINGEPMNPEQREYPKDFIQTGVSVIDGLITLVRGQKLPIFSGSGMSHNLLAAQIARQASVVGTDDDFAVVFAAIGVQYSEAEYFRKSLEESGALKRSVLFLNTADDPAIERIITPRVALTVAEYLAFELGMHVLVILTDMTNYAEALREISAAREEVPGRKGYPGYLYTDLSTLYERAGKLNGKKGSVTQVPILSMPSDDITHPIPDLTGYITEGQVVVGRDLFRQGVYPPINILMSLSRLMKDGIGEGSTRDDHAEVANQVYDAYSRAQEVRALAGIVGKAGLTEIDLKYMDVGDVFEKEFLSQATDENRTIEETLAILWKIVSKLPKNEITKIKDKHVEKYYQGE, encoded by the coding sequence TTGACCACCGAAGGCGGAGTTCAATACAGCAAAATTGCTGAAATTAAAGGACCTCTCGTAGTTGTTGATGATGTAGAAAATGCAGCATTTGACGAACTTGTAGAAGTTGAAACTAATGATGGTGAAAGAAGACTAGGTAAAGTTCTTGAAGTTGGAAACGGAAAAGCAATCGTCCAAGTCTTTGAAGGAACTACTGGATTATCTATTTCTGGAACCAATGCAAAATTTGTTGGTAAAGTTATGGAAATGCCAGTATCTAAAGAAGTGCTTGGTAGAGTCTTTGATGGATTAGGAAGACCAAAAGATGGATTACCTGATCCAATTGCTGATAAATTTATTGATATTAACGGTGAACCAATGAATCCAGAACAACGTGAATATCCTAAAGATTTCATTCAAACTGGTGTATCTGTAATTGATGGATTAATTACTCTTGTAAGGGGACAAAAACTTCCAATCTTTTCAGGTTCTGGTATGTCACACAACTTACTAGCAGCACAAATTGCAAGACAAGCATCAGTAGTTGGTACTGATGATGATTTTGCTGTAGTCTTTGCAGCAATTGGTGTGCAATACAGTGAAGCAGAATACTTTAGAAAAAGTCTTGAAGAATCTGGTGCACTAAAAAGAAGTGTTCTATTTTTGAATACAGCAGATGATCCTGCAATTGAAAGAATTATCACTCCTCGTGTAGCATTAACTGTTGCAGAGTATTTGGCATTTGAATTGGGAATGCACGTTTTAGTTATTCTTACAGATATGACAAACTATGCAGAAGCATTAAGAGAAATTAGTGCAGCAAGAGAGGAAGTTCCTGGAAGAAAAGGATATCCTGGTTATCTTTACACTGACCTTTCAACTCTTTATGAAAGAGCCGGTAAACTAAATGGTAAAAAAGGAAGTGTAACACAAGTTCCAATTTTATCAATGCCATCTGATGATATTACTCACCCAATTCCTGATCTTACTGGTTACATTACAGAAGGTCAAGTAGTAGTTGGTAGAGATTTATTCAGACAAGGCGTATATCCACCAATCAATATTTTGATGAGTCTTAGTAGATTAATGAAAGACGGAATTGGTGAAGGAAGTACAAGAGATGATCATGCTGAAGTTGCTAACCAAGTTTATGACGCTTATTCAAGAGCACAAGAAGTTAGAGCATTAGCAGGAATTGTAGGTAAAGCAGGATTAACTGAAATTGATTTGAAATACATGGATGTTGGTGATGTCTTTGAAAAAGAATTCCTTTCACAAGCAACTGATGAAAATAGAACAATTGAAGAAACACTTGCAATCTTGTGGAAGATTGTTTCAAAATTACCAAAGAACGAGATTACTAAAATCAAAGATAAGCACGTAGAAAAATATTATCAGGGCGAATAA
- a CDS encoding V-type ATP synthase subunit I: MAIADLKLGSIILPRSESPKAISRLTEFEWFHKIDTDNDTVTPEIDDLLLEAQKTYQSIDDVIKGLGVPPMVGILEIMFKGTMIKKKDYEVGEIEDMVNDLIKRTPSIIDEPAKLLEEQADTKRSLEEYTSLKETLEVAKKLNIDLSGFGLMKYFYTNLFVVDSKDYEEISRALEGITFYKYDLALKEKSAILVIASVEDSDKALKVLRGFNANPFSIPEGIPQVPSEAYSMAEAKIKELTAKQSTLSKQVAKITKKIRRDILAIHEEAQVAKDVLETLRKPGGTKNFAVIQGFIPVKMEEKFKNATKQWMSVSEDITDPKLKEQVPTLFDNKKFVRTFEVITESQGIPRKGEADPTPMIALMWPIFYGLMFADVGHGLLLMGMGLLFKFKGQGNLSRWGMLIAISGASAAIAGVGAGEAFGFHLDHMGPLEGLLEKGGALHSVSWLVGIISVAELTFDQVINILKVSLFIGIVHLVWAMVLHVKRLAQEGKKFVMYMEAIPNITLYGGIVVIMMCAIGANYDVMNMYSKVHTEAVPWVTVFLGDWAQVWIISRIAVIIVLVSMTMMMIGGIMHAKKHPEDGGSAANVVMEVFLGKTVEALAHTISYARLGIMLLVHAALLMTVNNAFNSLGGMESGAAMAMIIGGNLGIMMIEGLIVYIQSLRLHLYEFFTKWYNGGSQPFRQIRPELIYNQFIWKKK, encoded by the coding sequence TTGGCAATAGCTGATCTGAAACTCGGAAGTATAATTTTACCAAGATCTGAGTCGCCAAAAGCCATTTCTAGATTAACTGAATTTGAATGGTTTCACAAAATTGATACTGATAATGATACAGTAACTCCAGAAATTGATGATTTATTGTTAGAGGCCCAAAAAACATATCAATCCATTGACGATGTAATCAAAGGCCTAGGAGTTCCACCTATGGTAGGAATTCTTGAGATTATGTTCAAAGGAACAATGATCAAAAAGAAAGACTATGAAGTTGGTGAAATTGAAGACATGGTAAATGACTTGATTAAAAGAACACCATCAATAATTGATGAACCTGCCAAACTTTTAGAAGAGCAAGCAGATACAAAACGCTCACTTGAAGAATATACATCACTTAAAGAAACATTAGAAGTTGCAAAGAAGCTAAACATTGATCTTTCAGGATTTGGATTAATGAAATATTTTTACACAAATCTATTTGTTGTTGATTCAAAAGATTATGAGGAAATCAGCAGAGCATTAGAGGGTATTACATTTTACAAATATGATTTAGCACTTAAAGAAAAATCTGCAATTTTAGTAATTGCCAGTGTTGAGGATTCTGATAAAGCACTCAAAGTACTCAGAGGTTTTAATGCAAATCCATTTTCCATTCCTGAAGGAATTCCTCAAGTTCCATCTGAAGCATATTCAATGGCTGAGGCTAAAATTAAAGAATTAACTGCAAAGCAATCAACACTTTCAAAACAAGTTGCAAAAATTACAAAGAAAATTAGACGTGATATTTTAGCAATTCATGAGGAGGCTCAAGTTGCAAAAGATGTACTTGAAACATTAAGGAAACCAGGTGGAACCAAAAACTTTGCAGTAATTCAAGGATTCATTCCAGTAAAGATGGAAGAGAAATTTAAGAATGCAACAAAACAATGGATGTCTGTATCTGAAGACATTACAGATCCTAAATTAAAAGAACAAGTTCCAACTCTATTTGATAACAAGAAATTTGTTAGAACATTTGAAGTAATTACAGAAAGTCAGGGAATTCCAAGAAAAGGAGAAGCTGACCCAACACCTATGATTGCTTTGATGTGGCCAATTTTCTACGGATTAATGTTTGCAGATGTGGGTCACGGATTATTGTTAATGGGAATGGGATTATTATTCAAATTCAAAGGACAAGGTAATCTTTCAAGATGGGGAATGCTAATTGCAATCTCTGGAGCATCAGCAGCTATTGCAGGTGTTGGAGCTGGTGAAGCGTTTGGGTTCCACCTAGATCATATGGGACCATTAGAAGGATTGTTAGAAAAAGGAGGAGCTTTACATTCAGTAAGTTGGCTTGTAGGAATTATCAGTGTTGCAGAATTAACATTTGATCAAGTAATCAATATTCTAAAAGTATCATTATTCATCGGAATTGTACATTTAGTTTGGGCAATGGTTCTACATGTTAAGAGATTAGCTCAAGAAGGTAAAAAATTCGTAATGTACATGGAAGCAATTCCAAACATCACACTATACGGCGGAATTGTAGTAATTATGATGTGTGCAATTGGTGCAAACTATGATGTAATGAACATGTATTCTAAAGTGCATACAGAAGCAGTTCCTTGGGTAACAGTATTCTTAGGAGATTGGGCTCAAGTTTGGATTATCTCAAGAATTGCAGTAATTATCGTACTTGTATCAATGACAATGATGATGATTGGAGGAATTATGCATGCAAAGAAACATCCTGAAGATGGAGGTTCTGCAGCAAATGTCGTAATGGAAGTTTTCCTAGGAAAAACAGTAGAAGCGTTAGCTCACACAATCAGTTATGCCAGACTTGGAATTATGTTACTTGTGCATGCTGCGTTATTGATGACAGTTAACAATGCATTTAATTCTCTAGGAGGAATGGAATCAGGTGCAGCAATGGCAATGATCATTGGAGGAAACTTGGGAATTATGATGATTGAAGGATTAATTGTATACATCCAGTCACTCAGATTGCACTTGTATGAATTCTTTACAAAATGGTACAATGGTGGTTCACAACCATTTAGACAAATTAGACCAGAACTAATTTACAACCAATTCATCTGGAAGAAAAAATAA
- a CDS encoding V-type ATP synthase subunit E: protein MSKRVILANSSLEKTIDKILDQTEQDVLSNLDGALSDSHQTLDNSVTKLEDEYDKIVADGRKEADKLEKQIVGSSDIDARNKQLLAVEDAVSRVFTKAVEEISNSDRSGDYANLIKSLLDESTKVLGTSEVTVFTNSKDRDVVQSTLGSFAGSELSSETIECIGGVKIQSKDGAMKFDNTIDAKIDRLKPLIRKEIATKFGVKE, encoded by the coding sequence ATGAGTAAACGCGTGATATTGGCAAATTCTTCTCTTGAAAAGACGATTGACAAAATTCTCGATCAGACTGAACAGGATGTATTGTCCAATTTAGATGGAGCACTTAGCGATTCTCATCAAACTCTTGACAATTCTGTGACTAAATTAGAGGATGAATATGACAAAATTGTTGCAGATGGACGAAAAGAGGCAGACAAACTAGAAAAACAAATAGTTGGAAGTTCTGACATTGACGCCAGAAATAAACAACTTTTAGCCGTTGAAGACGCTGTTTCTAGAGTTTTCACAAAAGCAGTAGAAGAAATTTCAAATTCTGATCGCAGTGGCGATTATGCAAATCTCATTAAATCATTATTAGATGAATCCACCAAAGTCTTAGGAACATCTGAAGTTACAGTATTTACAAACTCTAAAGATCGTGATGTAGTTCAATCAACTTTGGGTAGTTTTGCTGGTTCTGAATTATCATCAGAAACAATTGAATGCATTGGTGGTGTTAAAATCCAATCTAAAGATGGAGCTATGAAATTCGATAATACTATTGACGCAAAGATCGATCGATTAAAGCCTTTAATTAGGAAAGAAATTGCAACAAAATTCGGGGTAAAAGAATAA
- a CDS encoding V0D/AC39 family V-type ATPase subunit: MGKNVYASVKSYSQRGKLLNRSDFQTLAESRDLEELMTRIKNTIYGDAVSDVQKPYTSQGIESGLRGHLADVHYSIAKTAGDSPILDAYYMKFIVSNLKLILKGKVLDKSQEEIETHINLHAEELIKQRDIIIKALVSKDLEETVASLNSVQFGEEISKAAALYNEQKNLQIFDTYFDKILYLQLGRALKNTRDRDVIKLVGMDVDFYNLLSVIRGKLWGLEEAQIQDLIVAQTATITKELLGRMISAASIRDAFGELTNTKYKNLISQNENELDAVAEFERAFEMALYNASTRSFSKMFSFATIVGITKLTSFEVRNLAAIAYAVEQKIPTEVTMSKLIVQEE; encoded by the coding sequence ATGGGCAAAAACGTCTATGCATCTGTTAAATCATACAGTCAAAGAGGAAAATTACTCAATAGATCCGATTTTCAGACATTAGCTGAATCAAGAGATCTTGAAGAATTAATGACCAGAATTAAAAATACAATTTATGGTGATGCAGTTTCAGATGTTCAAAAACCATACACATCACAAGGAATAGAATCAGGCCTACGAGGACATTTAGCAGATGTACATTATTCAATTGCTAAAACAGCCGGAGATTCACCAATTTTAGATGCATATTACATGAAATTCATTGTATCAAATTTGAAGTTAATTTTGAAAGGAAAGGTATTAGATAAATCACAAGAAGAAATTGAAACTCACATCAACTTACATGCTGAAGAACTTATCAAACAAAGAGACATCATAATCAAAGCACTAGTTTCCAAAGATCTTGAAGAAACAGTTGCCAGTTTGAACTCTGTACAATTTGGTGAAGAAATTTCAAAAGCAGCAGCATTGTACAATGAACAGAAAAATCTTCAGATTTTTGACACTTATTTTGATAAAATTTTATATCTTCAGTTAGGTCGTGCTTTAAAAAATACCAGAGACAGAGACGTGATAAAATTAGTTGGAATGGATGTTGACTTCTATAATCTTCTAAGTGTAATTAGAGGAAAATTATGGGGTTTGGAGGAAGCACAAATTCAAGATTTGATTGTTGCACAAACAGCAACAATTACAAAAGAATTGTTGGGAAGAATGATTTCTGCTGCATCAATTAGAGATGCATTTGGTGAATTAACAAATACAAAATATAAGAATTTGATTTCTCAAAATGAAAATGAATTAGATGCAGTAGCTGAATTTGAAAGAGCATTTGAAATGGCACTTTACAACGCATCAACTAGATCATTTTCAAAAATGTTTAGTTTTGCAACAATTGTGGGAATTACAAAATTGACCTCATTTGAAGTTAGAAACTTGGCAGCAATTGCATATGCAGTAGAACAAAAAATTCCTACTGAAGTAACAATGTCGAAATTAATCGTGCAAGAAGAATAA
- a CDS encoding Dna2/Cas4 domain-containing protein, translating to MMGDRDFRAIIQNSLDSIGRELQLDIDSENLQTIHLQEVVQCLRRSYFDRIDPLEIERRGFNELLSGLLRKQKYGSEPKEFEIGDIKLKGETDMLVDDIVLIFRSAEKEIENPLANDVLYLNACLWIYDKHDGIIVYVSGDRKETTFSVTRSKKMFEEVIRRVRVLNNLLKEQKAPILEPSTECSECQYFERCFMKKKNSKHVDIGEMLGLGKFGGKD from the coding sequence ATGATGGGAGATCGAGATTTTAGAGCAATTATTCAAAATTCCTTGGATTCAATTGGAAGGGAATTACAATTAGACATAGATTCAGAAAATCTTCAAACTATTCATTTACAAGAAGTTGTTCAGTGTTTAAGACGCTCATATTTTGACCGAATTGACCCTCTAGAAATAGAAAGAAGGGGATTCAATGAACTTCTATCAGGATTATTAAGAAAACAAAAGTATGGAAGTGAACCTAAAGAATTCGAAATTGGAGATATCAAACTAAAAGGAGAAACAGACATGCTCGTTGATGATATTGTACTAATTTTTAGATCAGCAGAAAAAGAAATAGAAAATCCACTTGCAAATGATGTCCTATATCTTAATGCATGTCTATGGATATATGATAAACATGATGGAATTATTGTATATGTTAGTGGAGATAGAAAGGAAACAACATTTTCTGTCACACGAAGTAAGAAAATGTTTGAAGAAGTCATTAGAAGAGTAAGAGTACTAAATAATCTTCTCAAAGAACAAAAAGCACCAATTTTAGAACCGTCAACAGAATGTTCTGAATGTCAATATTTTGAAAGATGTTTTATGAAAAAGAAGAATAGTAAACATGTCGACATTGGAGAAATGTTAGGTTTAGGAAAATTCGGCGGCAAAGATTAG
- a CDS encoding ammonium transporter: MNSRNYKYALLLVAAVSITATGAMSTAFAQSVDDGMDGYVAGTSGIYTGNPNECWYDSDDDGVPDLPCLIDTGDTAWMLTATSMVLLMSPGVGFFYGGLARSKNIVNVLGMTLIVMGLMSVQWVLWGYSLAFGGIDSDANMFMGNLDYVGFNMVSAWAPIGELGACADTWSAAYQMNEFKDGDYCSQSWPGTVPHQLFAMFQGTFAIITPVLIIGGLIDRIKFSALMIFVLLWGTFVYDPIAHWVWGGGYIGGGSLDLDPDLSPSYALDFAGGTVVHISSGFAALAGALVLGRRLGYGKVPMEPHNIPMVVLGTGILWFGWFGFNAGSEVMVDGITVSAWTVTNTATGMAAVTWVLMSWAHTGKPSIVGAASGAVAGLVTITPASGWVGPMAAIILGIAAGTVCYACVAFKNARKWDDALDVWGIHGMGGLTGAILTGTLASPHVWDTGDGIGAWTGTAEGMEQQAISIIGALVSIGYAFGVTIVILKVMDAVWPGGIRVTPKEEEIGLDLAQHGERAYVNE; the protein is encoded by the coding sequence ATGAATTCTAGAAACTACAAGTATGCTCTATTACTTGTAGCCGCAGTATCTATCACAGCAACTGGTGCAATGTCAACAGCATTTGCACAAAGCGTTGATGATGGTATGGACGGATACGTCGCAGGAACCAGTGGTATCTACACTGGTAATCCTAACGAATGTTGGTACGATAGTGATGATGATGGAGTTCCAGATTTACCTTGTCTTATAGACACAGGTGATACAGCCTGGATGCTCACAGCAACATCAATGGTACTACTCATGTCACCCGGAGTCGGTTTCTTTTATGGCGGATTAGCCAGATCAAAGAACATCGTCAACGTACTTGGTATGACCCTAATTGTAATGGGTCTCATGTCAGTACAATGGGTTCTATGGGGATACTCACTAGCATTTGGCGGAATTGATTCTGACGCAAATATGTTCATGGGTAACTTGGATTATGTTGGCTTCAACATGGTATCTGCTTGGGCACCGATAGGTGAACTAGGCGCATGTGCTGACACGTGGTCTGCAGCTTATCAGATGAATGAATTTAAGGACGGAGACTATTGTAGTCAAAGTTGGCCTGGTACAGTACCTCACCAACTCTTTGCAATGTTCCAGGGAACCTTTGCAATCATCACCCCAGTACTCATTATTGGTGGTTTGATTGACAGAATCAAATTCAGCGCATTGATGATATTCGTACTCTTATGGGGAACCTTCGTTTATGACCCAATAGCACACTGGGTCTGGGGAGGCGGATACATAGGAGGAGGATCATTAGACCTCGATCCAGATCTTTCACCATCCTACGCATTAGACTTTGCAGGTGGTACTGTAGTACACATTTCTTCAGGATTTGCGGCATTGGCCGGAGCTTTAGTCCTAGGCAGACGTCTTGGATATGGCAAAGTCCCAATGGAACCACACAACATCCCAATGGTAGTCCTCGGAACAGGAATACTCTGGTTTGGATGGTTTGGATTCAACGCAGGTAGTGAAGTAATGGTAGACGGCATTACCGTCAGCGCATGGACTGTTACAAATACCGCAACTGGTATGGCTGCAGTTACTTGGGTGCTCATGTCTTGGGCACATACAGGAAAACCAAGTATTGTAGGAGCCGCATCAGGAGCAGTAGCAGGATTGGTAACAATCACACCAGCTTCAGGTTGGGTAGGTCCAATGGCTGCAATTATTTTGGGAATTGCCGCTGGAACAGTTTGTTATGCATGTGTAGCATTCAAGAACGCACGCAAATGGGACGACGCATTAGATGTATGGGGAATACACGGAATGGGTGGTCTTACAGGTGCAATTTTGACTGGTACATTAGCTAGCCCACACGTTTGGGATACTGGAGACGGTATCGGAGCATGGACTGGCACCGCAGAAGGAATGGAACAGCAAGCAATCAGCATCATAGGTGCATTAGTATCCATAGGATATGCATTTGGTGTAACCATTGTAATTCTAAAAGTAATGGATGCCGTTTGGCCTGGCGGAATCAGAGTCACTCCAAAAGAAGAGGAGATTGGTCTCGATTTGGCACAACATGGCGAAAGAGCATACGTAAACGAATAG
- a CDS encoding sulfurtransferase, with protein sequence MLISTSELNSILDNPDVVIADTRSFKEYSEGHIPGAVHLDLFAFHWIDTTKKGIENFNDQARKLFSFLGVTSEKKVIFYDSVSGMLAARGVWMLMYFSHQNVSMLDGGITKWKKENLSIETKANNFKPSNFLGKINPDIITGFEHIRDNLDNLKIIDARSTGEYDGSIVRAAQTGHVPRSINIDWNQNISEDGTFKNDDELSQMYDFPKDSEIVTYCQGAYRAANSFLVLKKLGFQNVKVYLGSWGEWGNNMDLAVEE encoded by the coding sequence ATGTTGATTTCCACATCTGAATTAAATTCAATTTTAGATAACCCTGATGTTGTTATTGCTGACACCCGCTCTTTCAAAGAATATTCTGAAGGTCATATTCCAGGAGCAGTTCATTTGGACTTGTTTGCATTTCATTGGATTGATACAACAAAAAAGGGAATTGAGAATTTTAATGATCAAGCAAGAAAACTATTTTCATTTCTTGGCGTTACTTCTGAAAAAAAAGTTATCTTTTATGATTCTGTCTCTGGAATGCTTGCAGCAAGAGGTGTATGGATGTTGATGTATTTTTCACATCAAAATGTCTCTATGCTAGATGGAGGAATTACAAAATGGAAAAAAGAAAACTTGTCCATTGAAACAAAAGCAAATAATTTCAAACCATCAAATTTCTTAGGAAAAATCAATCCCGATATTATTACTGGATTTGAACATATTAGAGACAATCTTGACAATTTGAAAATAATTGATGCTCGTTCTACTGGTGAATATGATGGAAGTATAGTCAGAGCTGCTCAAACTGGTCATGTTCCTAGATCCATCAATATTGATTGGAATCAAAATATCTCTGAAGATGGTACTTTCAAAAATGACGATGAATTATCTCAAATGTATGACTTTCCAAAAGATTCTGAAATTGTTACTTATTGCCAAGGTGCGTATAGAGCTGCCAATTCTTTTTTAGTTTTAAAAAAACTTGGATTTCAAAATGTCAAAGTCTATTTGGGATCTTGGGGTGAATGGGGAAATAATATGGATCTTGCTGTAGAAGAATAA
- a CDS encoding V-type ATP synthase subunit A, whose amino-acid sequence MTAQGRIVWVSGPAVRADGMADAKMYETVTVGDSKLVGEVIRLTGDVAFIQVYESTSGLKPGEPVIGTGNPLSVLLGPGIIGQLYDGIQRPLKELSKASGSFIGRGITTTPVDMEKTYHFVPTASNGDEVLPGNVIGTVQETDLIEHSIMVPPNHPGGKISNLVSEGDYNLETELATVEKDGQNVPLKMYHKWPVRKPRPYNTRYDATVPLLTGQRVIDTFFPIAKGGTGSIPGAFGTGKTVTLHQIAKWANSQVVVYIGCGERGNEMTEVLVEFPHLKDPRSGKPLMDRTVLVANTSNMPVAAREASIYTGVTIAEYYRDMGKDVVLVADSTSRWAEALREMSGRLEEMPAEEGYPSYLASRLAEFYERAGRVRAAGSPDRDGSVTLIGAVSPSGGDFTEPVTTHTMRFIKTFWALDAKLAYSRHYPSINWMNSYSGYLGDIAKWWGENISEDWFGIRNEAYGILQREDTLKEIVKLLGPDALPDEEKLILEIARMVKIGLLQQNSFDDVDTYCSPEKQFKLLKLVVDFYKQGQQSLKEGASLASIRELPVVTSLLKARMDIKDDEMPKLDQLENDMKEQFKNISGVKVTN is encoded by the coding sequence ATGACAGCACAAGGCAGAATTGTATGGGTAAGCGGTCCAGCAGTTAGAGCTGATGGAATGGCTGATGCCAAAATGTATGAAACTGTCACAGTTGGAGATTCAAAATTAGTCGGTGAAGTAATTAGACTAACTGGAGATGTAGCATTTATTCAAGTTTATGAATCAACTAGTGGATTAAAACCAGGTGAACCAGTAATTGGAACCGGAAACCCACTTAGTGTATTATTAGGTCCAGGAATTATTGGACAACTTTATGACGGAATTCAAAGACCACTAAAAGAATTATCAAAAGCATCTGGATCATTCATTGGTAGAGGTATTACCACAACTCCTGTTGATATGGAGAAGACATACCACTTTGTTCCAACTGCAAGTAATGGCGATGAAGTTTTACCAGGTAATGTAATTGGAACTGTTCAAGAAACTGATCTTATTGAACACTCTATTATGGTTCCACCAAACCACCCTGGCGGAAAAATTTCAAATCTCGTATCTGAAGGAGATTATAATTTAGAAACTGAATTAGCAACTGTTGAAAAAGACGGTCAAAACGTTCCACTCAAAATGTATCATAAATGGCCTGTACGAAAACCACGTCCATATAACACAAGATATGACGCAACAGTTCCATTACTTACTGGACAACGTGTAATTGATACATTCTTCCCAATTGCTAAAGGAGGAACTGGTTCAATTCCTGGAGCATTTGGAACTGGAAAAACTGTCACATTACACCAAATTGCAAAATGGGCTAACTCACAAGTTGTTGTTTACATTGGATGTGGAGAAAGAGGAAATGAAATGACTGAAGTATTAGTTGAATTCCCACATCTTAAAGATCCACGAAGTGGAAAACCTCTAATGGATAGAACTGTCCTTGTTGCAAATACTAGTAACATGCCAGTAGCAGCAAGAGAAGCAAGTATCTACACCGGAGTTACAATTGCAGAATATTACAGAGATATGGGTAAAGACGTAGTTCTTGTAGCAGATTCAACAAGTAGATGGGCTGAAGCACTAAGAGAAATGAGTGGTAGATTAGAAGAAATGCCAGCAGAAGAAGGTTATCCATCTTATCTTGCATCTAGATTAGCAGAATTTTATGAAAGAGCAGGTCGTGTTAGAGCAGCTGGAAGTCCAGACCGTGATGGTTCTGTAACTTTGATTGGTGCTGTTTCACCATCTGGTGGTGACTTTACAGAACCAGTTACAACACATACAATGAGATTTATCAAAACTTTCTGGGCATTAGATGCAAAACTTGCTTACTCTAGACACTATCCATCAATTAACTGGATGAACAGTTACTCTGGTTATCTTGGCGATATTGCAAAATGGTGGGGTGAAAATATCAGTGAAGATTGGTTTGGAATTAGAAATGAAGCTTATGGAATTTTACAAAGAGAAGATACTCTAAAAGAAATTGTAAAACTCTTAGGTCCAGATGCATTACCTGATGAGGAAAAACTCATCTTAGAAATTGCAAGAATGGTAAAGATTGGTCTCCTTCAACAAAACTCATTTGATGATGTTGATACATACTGTAGTCCAGAGAAACAATTCAAATTATTGAAATTAGTTGTTGATTTCTACAAACAAGGTCAACAATCTCTTAAAGAAGGAGCATCACTTGCTTCAATTCGTGAATTACCTGTTGTCACATCATTGCTTAAAGCAAGAATGGATATCAAAGATGATGAGATGCCAAAACTTGATCAACTAGAAAACGATATGAAAGAACAATTCAAAAATATTTCAGGAGTGAAAGTAACAAATTGA